A part of Miscanthus floridulus cultivar M001 chromosome 6, ASM1932011v1, whole genome shotgun sequence genomic DNA contains:
- the LOC136456514 gene encoding glucan endo-1,3-beta-glucosidase 13-like has translation MAGRLLLALPILLFLLLVGQCHCGKIGVCYGRNADDLPAPDKVAQLIQQQSIKYVRIYDTNIDVIKAFANTGVELMVGVPNSDLLAFAQYQSNVDTWLKNSILPYYPATMITYITIGAEVTESPTNVSALVVPAMRNVHTALKKAGLHKKITISSTHSLGILSRSFPPSAGAFNSSYAYFLKPMLEFLVENQAPFMVDLYPYYAYQNSPSNVSLNYALFSPQSQDVIDPNTGLVYTNMFDAQVDSIFFALMALNFKTLKIMITESGWPNKGAAKETGATPDNAQTYNTNLIRHVVNDSGTPAKPGEEIDVYIFSLFNENRKPGIESERNWGLFFPDKSSIYSLDWTGRGNVDVMTGANITSANGTWCIASTNASETDLQNALNWACGPGNVDCSAIQPSQPCYQPDTLASHASYAFNSYYQQNGANVVACDFGGAGIRTTKDPSYDTCVYLAAGNKMSTMNSTSLPARSNSGPGPVPCAKCLATLLPMLAPVMAAVML, from the exons atggcgggGCGGCTTCTGTTGGCGCTTCCTATCCTCCTCTTCTTATTGCTCGTCG GGCAATGCCACTGCGGCAAGATTGGCGTCTGCTACGGCCGCAACGCCGACGACCTGCCGGCGCCGGACAAGGTGGCGCAGCTAATCCAGCAGCAGTCCATCAAGTACGTGCGCATCTACGACACCAACATCGACGTCATCAAGGCCTTCGCCAACACCGGCGTCGAGCTCATGGTCGGCGTCCCCAACTCCGACCTCCTCGCCTTCGCGCAGTACCAGTCCAACGTCGATACATGGCTCAAGAACAGCATCCTCCCCTACTACCCGGCCACTATGATCACCTACATCACCATCGGCGCCGAGGTCACCGAGAGCCCCACCAACGTCTCCGCCCTCGTCGTGCCAGCCATGCGCAATGTGCACACCGCACTCAAGAAGGCCGGCCTGCACAAGAAGATAACCATCTCCAGCACGCACTCCCTCGGGATACTGTCTCGGTCGTTCCCGCCGTCTGCTGGGGCGTTCAACAGCAGCTACGCCTACTTCTTGAAGCCTATGCTCGAGTTCCTTGTGGAGAATCAGGCACCATTCATGGTGGATTTATACCCCTACTATGCGTACCAGAACTCACCAAGCAATGTGTCCCTCAACTACGCCCTGTTCTCGCCACAGTCTCAGGATGTGATTGACCCAAACACTGGACTGGTTTACACCAACATGTTCGATGCACAGGTTGATTCCATCTTCTTTGCGCTCATGGCTCTAAACTTCAAGACTCTGAAGATCATGATCACTGAGTCAGGGTGGCCAAACAAAGGGGCAGCCAAGGAGACTGGAGCCACTCCAGACAATGCTCAGACTTACAATACCAATTTGATACGTCATGTTGTTAATGACAGTGGCACACCGGCGAAACCAGGGGAAGAAATTGATGTCTACATATTTTCATTGTTCAATGAGAATAGGAAACCTGGCATCGAGTCGGAGAGGAACTGGGGACTGTTCTTTCCTGATAAGAGCTCTATCTACAGCCTTGATTGGACGGGCCGAGGCAATGTGGATGTTATGACTGGAGCAAACATTACAAGTGCAAATGGTACCTGGTGTATTGCTTCAACTAATGCATCAGAAACAGATCTGCAGAATGCCCTCAACTGGGCATGTGGTCCAGGCAACGTAGATTGCTCTGCCATTCAACCGAGCCAACCTTGCTACCAGCCAGACACTTTAGCTTCCCATGCTTCGTATGCATTCAATAGCTACTACCAGCAAAATGGAGCCAACGTTGTGGCCTGTGACTTTGGTGGTGCGGGAATACGAACGACGAAAGATCCAA GTTACGACACTTGTGTCTATTTGGCTGCCGG CAATAAGATGAGCACGATGAATTCAACATCTCTTCCAGCTCGGAGCAACTCCGGTCCAGGTCCAGTTCCATGCGCCAAATGCTTGGCCACTTTGCTCCCCATGCTGGCCCCTGTGATGGCTGCAGTTATGCTGTGA
- the LOC136456520 gene encoding profilin-A, whose translation MSWQTYVDEHLMCEIEGHHLTSAAIIGHDGTVWAQSTAFPQFKPEEMTNIMKDFDEPGFLAPTGLFLGPTKYMVIQGEPGAVIRGKKGSGGITVKKTGQALVIGIYDEPMTPGQCNMVVERLGDYLVEQGL comes from the exons ATGTCCTGGCAGACGTACGTCGACGAGCACCTCATGTGCGAGATTGAGGGCCACCACCTCACCTCCGCCGCCATCATCGGCCACGACGGTACCGTCTGGGCCCAGAGCACGGCATTCCCGCAG TTCAAGCCTGAGGAGATGACCAACATCATGAAGGACTTCGACGAGCCCGGGTTCCTGGCCCCGACCGGCCTCTTCCTCGGCCCCACCAAGTACATGGTCATCCAAGGCGAGCCCGGCGCCGTCATCCGCGGGAAGAAG GGATCTGGAGGCATAACCGTGAAGAAGACCGGGCAGGCGCTGGTGATCGGCATCTACGACGAGCCCATGACCCCCGGGCAGTGCAACATGGTGGTCGAGAGGCTCGGCGACTACCTCGTAGAGCAAGGCCTGTGA